One genomic window of Erinaceus europaeus chromosome 7, mEriEur2.1, whole genome shotgun sequence includes the following:
- the KRT71 gene encoding keratin, type II cytoskeletal 71, whose translation MSRQFTCKPGAAGKGGFSGCSAVLSGGSASSYRAGGKGLSGGFGSRSLYNLGGIRTISLNMANGSGKSGAYGFGRGRASGFAGSMFGSVALGPTCPTVCPPGGIHQVTVNESLLAPLNVELDPEIQKVRAQEREQIKALNNKFASFIDKVRFLEQQNQVLETKWELLQQLDLNNCKNNLEPILEGFIANLRKQLETLSGDRVRLDSELRNVREVVEDYKKRYEDEINKRTAAENEFVLLKKDVDAAYANKVELQAKVDSMDQEIKFFKCLYEAEINQIQSHISDMSVILSMDNNRDLNLDSIIDEVRAQYEDIALKSKAEAEALYQTKFQELQLAAGRHGDDLKNTKNEISELTRLIQRIRSEIENVKKQASNLETAIADAEQRGDTALKDARAKLDELEGALHQAKEELARMLKESQELLNVKLALDIEIATYRKLLESEECRMSGEFPSPVSISIISSTSGSSFRPSSVSGSYVANSGSCISGVCSVRGGDNRNRASASDYKETLGKGSSLNAPSKKASR comes from the exons ATGAGCCGCCAATTCACCTGCAAGCCAGGCGCTGCCGGCAAGGGGGGCTTTAGCGGCTGCTCCGCCGTGCTTTCAGGGGGCAGTGCCTCCTCCTACAGGGCAGGGGGCAAAGGGCTCAGCGGGGGCTTTGGCAGCCGGAGCCTTTACAACCTGGGGGGCATCCGGACCATCTCTCTCAACATGGCCAATGGCAGTGGGAAGAGTGGTGCCTATGGATTTGGCCGGGGCCGGGCCAGCGGCTTTGCTGGTAGCATGTTCGGCAGTGTGGCTCTGGGGCCCACATGCCCCACGGTGTGCCCACCTGGAGGCATCCACCAGGTCACTGTCAACGAGAGCCTCTTGGCCCCCCTCAACGTGGAGCTGGATCCCGAGATCCAGAAAGTGAGAGCCCAGGAGCGGGAGCAGATCAAGGCTCTGAACAACAAGTTTGCCTCCTTCATCGACAAG GTGCGCTTCCTGGAGCAGCAGAACCAGGTGCTGGAGACCAAGTGGGAGCTGCTGCAGCAGCTGGACCTGAACAACTGCAAGAACAACCTGGAGCCCATCCTCGAGGGCTTCATCGCCAACCTGCGCAAGCAGCTGGAGACACTGTCCGGGGACCGTGTGCGGCTGGACTCGGAGCTGAGGAATGTGCGGGAAGTGGTGGAGGACTATAAGAAGAG GTATGAGGATGAAATCAACAAGCGGACAGCTGCAGAGAACGAGTTTGTGCTGCTTAAGAAG gacGTGGATGCAGCTTATGCCaataaagtagagctgcaggccAAGGTGGACTCCATGGACCAGGAGATCAAGTTCTTCAAGTGCCTCTATGAAGCT GAGATAAACCAGATCCAGTCCCACATCAGCGACATGTCTGTCATCCTGTCTATGGACAACAACCGGGACCTGAACCTGGACAGCATCATTGATGAGGTGCGCGCCCAGTATGAGGACATCGCCCTGAAGAGcaaggctgaggctgaggccctGTACCAGACCAAG TTCCAGGAGCTGCAGCTGGCGGCCGGTCGGCATGGGGATGACCTGAAAAACACCAAAAACGAAATCTCAGAGCTCACCCGGCTCATCCAGAGAATCCGCTCAGAGATTGAGAACGTGAAGAAGCAG GCTTCCAACCTGGAGACGGCCATTGCTGACGCTGAACAGCGGGGAGACACTGCCCTGAAGGATGCCAGGGCCAAGCTGGATGAGCTGGAGGGCGCCCTGCACCAGGCCAAGGAGGAACTGGCCCGGATGCTGAAGGAGTCCCAGGAGCTCTTGAATGTGAAGCTGGCCCTGGACATCGAGATTGCCACCTACAGGAAGCTGCTGGAGAGCGAGgagtgcag GATGTCAGGAGAATTTCCTTCCCCTGTCAGCATCT CCATTATCAGCAGCACCAGCGGCAGCAGCTTCAGGCCTAGCTCAGTCAGCGGCAGCTATGTGGCCAACAGTGGCAGCTGCATCTCGGGGGTGTGCAGTGTCCGAGGTGGTGACAACAGGAACCGGGCCAGTGCCAGTGACTACAAGGAGACCCTGGGCAAGGGCAGTAGCCTGAATGCCCCCTCCAAGAAAGCCAGTCGGTAG